The Helianthus annuus cultivar XRQ/B chromosome 16, HanXRQr2.0-SUNRISE, whole genome shotgun sequence genome includes a window with the following:
- the LOC110916716 gene encoding myb-like protein U codes for NNNTNTNINNNTNTNTTNNTNTNTTNNNTNTTNNNNNNNSPPEIEPPPSSPPSTNLSSPTAPTPTPQTPSPPPTVPSPPTPSSPPPPTPSPLTPQSPPTPIPSSPSPPTWYPAPPPQPKKAKCKNSNYPQCYATEHVCPASCPNQCTVDCVTCKPVCTCDMPGAVCQDPRFIGADGIAFYFHGKKDKNFCLVADNNLHINGHFIGKRNKNMGRDFTWVQSIGVLFDNHKLQISAQKTSNWNDDNDRISITFDGETIYLPETEGSKWQSSTTSITRVQDANNIIVEVENLFKIIAKVVPVTKEESRIHNYGITTDDCFAHLDLKFKFFSLSDEVDGVLGQTYRSDYVTKVKMGVLMPVMGGDNKFVTTDSFATDCSVAKFKDNNHENGSSLNLELPSLRCQSGLNGRGVVCKR; via the exons aacaacaacaccaacaccaacatcAACAACAACACCAACACAAACACCACCAACAACACCAACACAAACACCACCAACAACAACACCAACACcaccaacaacaataacaacaacaactcaCCGCCAGAGATAGAACCTCCACCATCTTCACCTCCCTCCACTAATCTGTCATCTCCAACTGCTCCTACTCCCACACCACAAACACCTTCACCACCTCCTACTGTCCCTTCACCTCCAACACCGTCCTCACCACCTCCCCCCACCCCATCCCCATTAACCCCGCAATCACCGCCTACTCCCATACCTTCTTCCCCATCACCTCCTACGTGGTACCCTGCTCCACCACCTCAACCAAAGAAAGCCAAGTGCAAAAATAGCAATTATCCCCAATGTTATGCAACTGAGCATGTTTGTCCTGCTTCTTGTCCTAATCAATGCACAGTTGATTGTGTTACCTGCAAGCCAGTTTGTA CTTGCGATATGCCGGGAGCAGTGTGCCAAGATCCTCGCTTCATTGGTGCTGATGGCATCGCTTTCTACTTCCATGGAAAGAAGGATAAAAATTTTTGCCTTGTTGCCGATAACAATCTCCACATCAATGGCCACTTCATTGGCAAGCGAAACAAAAATATGGGCCGAGATTTTACCTGGGTTCAATCCATTGGGGTTCTTTTTGACAATCATAAACTACAAATCAGTGCTCAAAAAACTTCCAACTGGAATGACGACAATGATCGTATCTCTATCACATTTGATGGGGAAACTATCTATCTACCAGAAACCGAAGGTTCTAAATGGCAGTCTTCCACAACATCAATCACTCGGGTTCAAGATGCCAACAACATCATTGTAGAAGTTGAAAACCTGTTCAAGATTATAGCCAAAGTGGTTCCAGTAACAAAAGAAGAATCAAGAATCCATAACTATGGTATAACCACTGATGATTGCTTTGCTCATCTTGATCTCAAGTTCAAGTTCTTCTCGTTAAGTGATGAAGTGGATGGTGTTTTAGGCCAAACTTACAGGAGTGACTATGTGACCAAGGTGAAAATGGGTGTGTTAATGCCTGTGATGGGTGGGGATAACAAGTTTGTGACTACTGATTCATTTGCGACCGATTGTTCTGTTGCTAAGTTTAAGGACAACAACCATGAAAATGGTTCATCTTTGAACTTGGAGTTGCCAAGCCTTAGGTGTCAAAGTGGTTTGAATGGAAGAGGGGTCGTGTGCAAGAGATAG